A DNA window from Siniperca chuatsi isolate FFG_IHB_CAS linkage group LG6, ASM2008510v1, whole genome shotgun sequence contains the following coding sequences:
- the nmu gene encoding neuromedin-U isoform X1: MKTFQSQSQPAQRAAASSLHSLGSSAVSPLSTAGITVAALLILTIPVCKSAPAELQQATTDQRKLLSQIDAVCSSYLSADLKFWASDVLGELCVLTLVQKSKELKVRENSKRFLFHYSRPQGSVLSQGPTPLLHPLLHLVSQLYARRERGHSMHAELQGPAGIQSRGYFLYRPRNGRRSLEYE; encoded by the exons ATGAAGACCTTCCAGAGCCAAAGCCAGCCTGCGCAGCGCGCAGCCGCCAGCAGCCTGCACAGCCTCGGCAGCAGCGCCGTGAGTCCACTCAGCACGGCCGGCATCACCGTCGCAGCCCTACTCATCCTGACCATCCCAGTCTGCAAAA GTGCTCCAGCAGAACTTCAGCAAGCCACAACAGATCAGAGGAAGCTACTCAGCCAG ATAGATGCTGTGTGCTCATCCTACCTCTCTGCAGACCTGAAGTTTTGG GCATCTGATGTCTTAGGAGAACTCTGTGTCTTGACTCTGGTGCAGAAGTCAAAG GAGCTGAAAGTGCGAGAAAATAGTAAAAGG TTCTTATTTCATTACTCTAGACCACAAGGTTCTGTCTTGTCACAGGGGCCG ACCCCTCTGTTGCACCCACTCCTGCATTTAGTTTCTCAACTCTATgccagaagagagagaggacactCAATGCAC GCTGAACTCCAGGGACCTGCGGGAATCCAGAGCAGAGGTTACTTCCTCTATCGG CCACGAAATGGAAGACGATCCTTAGAATATGAGTAA
- the nmu gene encoding neuromedin-U isoform X2, whose product MKTFQSQSQPAQRAAASSLHSLGSSAVSPLSTAGITVAALLILTIPVCKSAPAELQQATTDQRKLLSQIDAVCSSYLSADLKFWASDVLGELCVLTLVQKSKELKVRENSKRTPLLHPLLHLVSQLYARRERGHSMHAELQGPAGIQSRGYFLYRPRNGRRSLEYE is encoded by the exons ATGAAGACCTTCCAGAGCCAAAGCCAGCCTGCGCAGCGCGCAGCCGCCAGCAGCCTGCACAGCCTCGGCAGCAGCGCCGTGAGTCCACTCAGCACGGCCGGCATCACCGTCGCAGCCCTACTCATCCTGACCATCCCAGTCTGCAAAA GTGCTCCAGCAGAACTTCAGCAAGCCACAACAGATCAGAGGAAGCTACTCAGCCAG ATAGATGCTGTGTGCTCATCCTACCTCTCTGCAGACCTGAAGTTTTGG GCATCTGATGTCTTAGGAGAACTCTGTGTCTTGACTCTGGTGCAGAAGTCAAAG GAGCTGAAAGTGCGAGAAAATAGTAAAAGG ACCCCTCTGTTGCACCCACTCCTGCATTTAGTTTCTCAACTCTATgccagaagagagagaggacactCAATGCAC GCTGAACTCCAGGGACCTGCGGGAATCCAGAGCAGAGGTTACTTCCTCTATCGG CCACGAAATGGAAGACGATCCTTAGAATATGAGTAA
- the nmu gene encoding neuromedin-U isoform X3: MKTFQSQSQPAQRAAASSLHSLGSSAVSPLSTAGITVAALLILTIPVCKSAPAELQQATTDQRKLLSQIDAVCSSYLSADLKFWASDVLGELCVLTLVQKSKELKVRENSKRAELQGPAGIQSRGYFLYRPRNGRRSLEYE, from the exons ATGAAGACCTTCCAGAGCCAAAGCCAGCCTGCGCAGCGCGCAGCCGCCAGCAGCCTGCACAGCCTCGGCAGCAGCGCCGTGAGTCCACTCAGCACGGCCGGCATCACCGTCGCAGCCCTACTCATCCTGACCATCCCAGTCTGCAAAA GTGCTCCAGCAGAACTTCAGCAAGCCACAACAGATCAGAGGAAGCTACTCAGCCAG ATAGATGCTGTGTGCTCATCCTACCTCTCTGCAGACCTGAAGTTTTGG GCATCTGATGTCTTAGGAGAACTCTGTGTCTTGACTCTGGTGCAGAAGTCAAAG GAGCTGAAAGTGCGAGAAAATAGTAAAAGG GCTGAACTCCAGGGACCTGCGGGAATCCAGAGCAGAGGTTACTTCCTCTATCGG CCACGAAATGGAAGACGATCCTTAGAATATGAGTAA